The stretch of DNA GTGAAAAGAAACTATTTAGGTACAGTTATCTTCTACACATACAATCTTCAACtgtcaaatatatttactttgaacAATTCACACAACATTTCTATAGTTACAATTGTCACAAGTTAATAATGTCTTCATCACTAACATTGTCCTCTATTATAAGCATTATTACAGCCttaatcaccatcattactatctCCATCAACATTATTACATTGATatgttaataatcctttctgctataggcacaaggcctgaaattgttttgtgtgtgtgtgtgtgtaggggggggggcagtcgattagatcgaccccagtatgcaactgatacttaatttatcaaccctgaaaggatgaaaggcaaagtcgaccttggtggaatttgaactcagaacacaaagacagatgaaatactgctaagcatttcgcctggcatgctaacgattctgccagctcacctccttattGATATGTTAATAATGTcttaattaccatcatcatcaccaccatcaatattatTAGAATCACTAGTTAATGATGTCTTAATCACTGCTATTGCTCCCACCTTTATTGTTGTCATACAATTTCtactaatttttctcttttacttcctttatcaacatataataattatcatcatcatcatcatcatcatcatcatttgtatttAGACAGGTGGTGAATTGACAGAGTCATCAGAGTGTAACACAAAATATCTCatagtatttgttccagttctctgcaatctaagttcaaatctagcTGATGTCAGTCTTGGCTTTCCTTCTGTCAGCTTGGTGACttgatagaattgttagagtTCCAGACTCAGATACTTTGTGGAATTTGTTCTGCCTGTTTGCATTCTGTTGCCCAgttaaacaccaccaccagctgGTCCTTGGGGGGGGGCTTTAATGatggagttcactctgttgcacaCATTCAGGTCAGGTCGGTGGCTGGAAGttgatttccccccccccctctgtctctctccagtCCCCTGGGCTCTGCAAAAATAGGTTCATGAGTGCTGCCATTCATTTCCTGACTAAATGGTAAAAATATCACTCCACCCCATTCCCTGCATCACCTTTTCCTGAGATGGGATTTTGCAgtgtactctctctttcttttttcttatgctCAGAATTACTCATTAAAGCTAATGAATTATTTCGCCTCTCTGTTGGGTTTAATTTTAATTAGGCATCTCATTTGGAtccttttattaaatatatcaacCCGCCTTTAACTATATTATTTACTGCTATCATttcacgaccatcatcatcatcatcatcatcgtcgtcgtcgtcaacactATGCTGTCAATGCTTTATATCATCAACTGctccaataaaatatatttgtctaattaAGAGTTATCTACCCTTTATCAGTGTTTGTGCAAATTTTATCTTTAACTATGAAACGACATTTTGTTTCTACTCTTGAAGAGGCAAACACATCAGATGTGATCAAATATTTTAAGATTAACTCCTCAGTATGTTACTGGTATCTAGAGCATTAGCACCACAATAATGAAAAATGATGTTAACTCTATGGAATTGGTTTAAATCTGTCTCTACCTCCTTTGCTACATTACTGTTGATTTTAATTCTTTGATTCCTTGgtttgtggtcatgctggagccccgTCTACATGGGctttagttaattatattgacccctactagtatttatttcaatcTGGCATCATTTCTCAATTCACTAAGTTATTCTCTGATATAAAGGGACTCAATACTGTTTGTActtgcaatcacacacacacacacacactgtctgtctgtctgtctgtctctctctctctctctctctctctctctctctctctctctctctacacacacacacacaatagatttCCACACAGCTTCCATTTAAGAAATTTGATTCAAAATGCATTCTCAgcctgagactacagtagaaaaaacttgctcaaggtgttgcacagtgagattgaacccagaaacacCATATGATtgcaaaacttcttaaccatctcTGTTATGGCTGCACTTAATGGGAAACATTTACACTTTATCACAGATTTTTAAGTAATATCCATTAACCAATCCTCTCTTACTAATCTACTTAATGGTACCTATTTACCCACTTTTTGCCTCTCCCTGATAAATCTTAATGATTAACCTACAGCAATCCCTCCATTATCATTGTTTGTATCCATTTTCTCCATAATAGCATGGGTTTGATAATTCTACATATATGAATTACTGCATGGTTTACAGAAGCAAAAACTATTCTATTATTAAGAAAGATTAGTTATATTTGATCAATATAAACCTCACACAAGTGACACACTAAAACTCTGAAATTGAGTAAGTACTCATCAATATCCAAACTTCATCTGTAATGTTGATTATCTGaagattacataaatatatttgagcatTTTCAGTGCTGTAAtactgtgaaggcgcatggctcagtggttagagcattgagcttacaaTTCTAAAGGCACAGGACCTAACATTTGGTGTGAGgggagtagttgattacatcgacccccagtgtaaTAGGTGgtagtgtgtatctatgtgcgagGTAGAGCAGTTGGCTGAACTAACCAAATCATGCATGGCTGGATAACAGTTCTGCCAAAGGGAAATAGTGCTCCTACAGTATCAAAACCCCTCCAGGTCAAATTTAGGAGTCTCATATTTTGCTAACTGTAGTGGCCCTCATAGAATAAAAGTAAACCCTTAGCAAGACATTGGTCAtcctttcatatattcatacccTTAATGCtgttgagaaaggcatgaatgagACTAATTCACAATCTTTCCTATAAATCTGAACTTTATTCTTATGTCAGCCAAATCTTCCCCATAGCACACCTCACCGAAAGAAAGGGCACTTTGAGTAATGCTTTATTTCTTGCCTGGAAGAAAGAAGTTTACTCAATAAGGGCTAATCTACAGCTAAattatgacaacaataataaaaaattacataCCTGCCCTTCGAATTTGTTATTCACAGTTTAGAATCTCTCAGCAACCATGGGAGATAACCAGTGTTTTCCTACCATTTTCATCATGAGAGTTAATTTGGTGGGGAAAAACGTCTTTTCTTCTCATCAATTATCTTCAAACATCATAGTGTTGCCTGTTGGCTAAAATGTTCATTCTTTTGCAGTAGCTTTGATAGATTGCATCcaacagagagaaatagagagggtgagaaagagaaagagagagagagagagtgtgtgtgtgtgtgtgtgtgtgtgtgtgtgtgtgtgtgtgtgcacctgctTGCACACaagtgtctgtgcttgtgtgtttgcacatgtatgtgtgcgcatgtgtatgtgtgcacatacgtatatgtgtgtgtgcacacatgtatatatgagcatgtgtgtgtttatgtgtgtgtgtgcaagtgtatgtgtgcaaatatgcatgtgtgtgtgtgtgtgtgtgtgtgtgtgtgtgattaaaataAAAAGCTACAGTACATGTCACTGGAAAAATATTGTGAATTTCATTATGGaacttatttatattaatataaaaatattctttcgtTCAGTTCAGTAATAGGAATTTTaataaatccatttttttttctccagttataacttacatatataaatgtcaagTAGAGCAATAGattctttttcatttaatctACTTCTGGTtcatctttgttatattttaatttatgggaataatatttcaatttttctcttcagtacatttttaatattcctattctgctatatttcatgcacatcatttaaaacttttttaaaagacatttgctGGCTGCATTTTTAGATTTTATAATACCCTAAGCTCTGgttatgatcatcatcgtcattgtcatcaccaccaccaccaccaccaccaccacctcactacCTTCGTAATCACAACAAAAGTTGCATTCTTAACAATATGTTTCTAActgtaaatacacaaataatagTTCAAATTTTATGTATTTGAATGGTCAGGAATCAGACAGTGCATCGAGATCTCCCACTCTAGGATGCTTTCAGTCTTGTGTGAGTTCATTTGTTGATGTTTGTTGACTCAGTACTTCTCTCAATCAGCATCCTGACTATTGCCTACTTTTGATATGCACTCCTCATTCCTTTGCTTAATACCCAACAGATATGTATACGAGTCAAGTGTGGTTGTAGAAAACATGAATCAGTGGGGGCATGTTCGAGTTCAGTTGGAACAATGATTGGCAGATGCATTCACTTGTTCATTatctatatcaacacacacacacattaaatatatacagatatattatatgtactaGCAGAAACACCATCCTCCAAGTAgttttctgctagtatatatctttgtttgtatAAAACTATTGCATAactgcctgtatgtgtatgtatatatatatatatatatatatatatatatatatatatcatcatcatcatcatcatcatcgtttaacgtccgctttccatgctagcatgggttggacgatttgactgaggactggtgaaaccggatggcaacaccaggctccaatctaatttggcagagtttctacagctggatgcccttcctaacgccaaccactcagagagtgtagtgggtgcttttacgtgtcactcgcacgaaaacggccacgctcgaaatggtgtcttttatgtNNNNNNNNNNNNNNNNNNNNNNNNNNNNNNNNNNNNNNNNNNNNNNNNNNNNNNNNNNNNNNNNNNNNNNNNNNNNNNNNNNNNNNNNNNNNNNNNNNNNNNNNNNNNNNNNNNNNNNNNNNNNNNNNNNNNNNNNNNNNNNNNNNNNNNNNNNNNNNNNNNNNNNNNNNNNNNNNNNNNNNNNNNNNNNNNNNNNNNNNNNNNNNNNNNNNNNNNNNNNNNNNNNNNNNNNNNNNNNNNNNNNNNNNNNNNNNNNNNNNNNNNNNNNNNNNNNNNNNNNNNNNNNNNNNNNNNNNNNNNNNNNNNNNNNNNNNNNNNNNNNNNNNNNNNNNNNNNNNNNNNNNNNNNNNNNNNNNNNNNNNNNNNNNNNNNNNNNNNNNNNNNNNNNNNNNNNNNNNNNNNNNNNNNNNNNNNNNNNNNNNNNNNNNNNNNNNNNNNNNNNNNNNNNNNNNNNNNNNNNNNNNNNNNNNNNNNNNNNNNNNNNNNNNNNNNNNNNNNNNNNNNNNNNNNNNNNNNNNNNNNNNNNNNNNNNNNNNNNNNNNNNNNNNNNNNNNNNNNNNNNNNNNNNNNNNNNNNNNNNNNNNNNNNNNNNNNNNNNNNNNNNNNNNNNNNNNNNNNNNNcaacggagcatactggcttcattccttgcgagcttacgtatgtcctcagcagttacagctcatgtttcactgccatgtagcatggctgttcgtacgcatgcgtcatacagtctgccttttactctgagtgagagtccctttgtcgccagcaggagtaagagctctctaaactttgcccaggctattcttattctagcagctacactttcagcgcacccaccaccactactaacttggtcgcccagatagcggaagctatcgactacctctagtttttcaccctggaatgagatagaagttgtttcctgtttgtttacagtctttattgcacctgatatataaatttaggtGTGTTTCAGTCAAACACTGACCCAGGCCATATCTAACtgaatagcaccacctgatagaatGTGATGAGCCATTTCAAGTTAAGCTTTGTGGTAACATGCTCCATTCAAGAAGGGAGTTGTTGACTAAGATGTATCCAGGAACAGCTGACTTGTGTGGTATCACTTCATGAAATTCGAAGGtggtgttttttcttctttcattttattttggggTAATATCAAATAGAGTAGGGCCTGTTTATGAAAAGTAATTCTGtggcagtgtatgtatgtgttgtgagcCTGAATTGTGTAGGGAGCATTTGAATGGGGTCCCAGCCTTTGAGGAATTCTGAATTTGTGCAAATGATGTCGTGCTCACAGCAACATTGGAAAGAATAAGTTTTAGTGTTTTAAGGTGGTCCCAATAACCAATATCACTCATGCCGTTTATTTGTCTAGTAATTGCTGTCTGGAGTGACTCAATTCTCATAATGTTTTGTTTGGTATGTGGAAACACAGGAGGCAGCTATATTCTAGGCATGGCTTTTTcatgtatttacatgtttgttcACTTTTCTTTGCATTTGCCTAGTTTTGCATATCACTTGTTTCTTTGTAATCTTTCAGgactttatctatccatctacatatTCTGTGTGGATGTTCTGCATATTATTTGTAAAATTGTCTCAACGTTCGTATACACATGCTTGCATGTCTTTACCCAATTACTGCTGGCTACAGAAGGATACACTTGGCAACTTCCACTCAGCGGTGAAACGTGCCAGTTTTGAAAGGCAAGAAGTCAGTTGCCAATAGAACGTTGAGATGTAAACATCAGTTGCTGTTGGACCGCCAAGATGAAAACACCTAGTTGCTGTTGGACCACCTAAACACCAACACCTTATTGCTGTTATTACATGCTGACAAGATGGAGTTGCTGATTTATTCGTGAGATTCTAACTCACCTTACATGCCACTCATTGGATTTGTTGTATATGCTTACAGCTTGAAATCTTCAGTTTCCAAACTTAACTAACTTGTATGCTATTGGAAATTAACTCATGTCTCACACAACACACTGTTTAACTTGAACACTGAATACCTCGTGATGTGTTTTTTCTACTACACCAAATGTGTGATTTGCCATCaacaaataaattatgtttaattaatgaaaaaatgtTGTCTTCTGATATTTCTTACatccacataaacacatatccGGAACCTTCTTACATACACACCATCCTAACTAATGTGGGATCATCTTTCTATTTTGTGAAAGTGATAACTTAACTTTTCTGTTATTCTGACCTGACCCAAAATTATAAGTAACAAAGTGTGCACGGTTGGGAAAGATGAAAAGTATACAATGAAATAACCGAGAAGAGtgaagtgtgtgagaaagaagaaaggggATAAGACATTAAAAACCTGCTGACTGTCTTGCAATGGATTACAATTAGTTTCCTGACTGAAATCATGCAGATGAAATCTTTAATCATAAAAGAATCATACAAACCACATTTGACAAAACTATGTTAAAAGtggaattttaatgatttttctggcaatgtagactttaataattgctttcttttagtaaaagttacatactcataactaattaataagcagctttctttattatagtatatatatgtgtatatatacatatagtggaggagcaatggcccagtggttagggcagtggacttggatttcaaagggccaaccttgtcacactttgtgtcacactgaatcttcctgagaactatgttaagaatacacgtgtctgtggagtgctcagccacttgcacgttaatttcacaagcaggctgttccgttgatcggatcaactgggacccttgtagataaaacttacttggaagaggatgcttggcattcaatcatataataatataaattatatatatatatatatatatatatatatatatatatgttgtaatgctgttggacgaagttggTAAGTCTCAACATAGCTGCTGTGGTGTTGTCTGGCATTgttgctggaactggctgtgtctttgtggtcagtggctagaccttaaaagatCTGGAACCAAAGATTTCCAAACAAGGAGAAGCTAGGTTTTTATAAGGAGCTGTAGGCTCAAACAGAGTAGCAAACAGGTTGTCCCACATGATCCTATTTAGAGCCTCCGACTGGTTATATGCAGCAAGTTGGCACAAtcgagtaagagacaaattgtgccaataccaaccaaccagagtagtggacacaacatgATCCAAATAGTGGCCAAAGGTTAGCTGTTCCCTGCTACGTTTCAATGCACGTAATGCATATAATAAATAAGAGTGAGGAATTTCACCCGAGCCTatgccacacatacatatatatgcatatatgtacatatatacctacatacattcatatacatacgtacatacatagatatatacatacatgcatacatacattgtcaatgtatcatatatcccaaaaagaagcacactctaaagcatagagcagtaatgtatctctgcaatgtatttataatgtgtatatatatatattagaataataaaaataataaaaagaaggtaTTTGgtatactactatatatatatatatatatatatatNNNNNNNNNNNNNNNNNNNNNNNNNNNNNNNNNNNNNNNNNNNNNNNNNNNNNNNNNNNNNNNNNNNNNNNNNNNNNNNNNNNNNNNNNNNNNNNNNNNNNNNNNNNNNNNNNNNNNNNNNNNNNNNNNNNNNNNNNNATCTTATGGGggagaaaaatagagattaaCATATATAGTACAGAGTGAGTGCTTTAATCCAATTTGTTGAGATTTAGCTTTCCAATCCTGTCTGGTTTAGTTGGCATGGTGCTACTAAATCATTGTAAAAACATCATTCTCTATCAATGATTGATGTCTTAACTCTACAGCTTAATATTGTTTCAGattcttttgttttgaaaatgcAATATGTGGCTAAAGTGGAGAACAAATCTATAATTATGATATGAATCTATAACTTGAAAATCTTATTTGCCTGCTACttggagattttttttattgtcacaaaaacaatatttcttagttttaaaaagaaattatgtctaaaatatgtttcaaaataatattttgaaataaatattttgctttccttTCATTGCAGAAATGCTGGGTTAATTTCATGGCTATCTTTTACCTTTCACAATGGCAAGCAAAAATATGATGTTGATTGTAATATTTCTGCTCTCAGTTCAGGAGTGTATATCAATTGACCTTACTTACACTGTCAGAGAAGAAGAAAGTCCTGGCACTTATATTGGAGACATTGCTGCTGATTCCCATTTCTTTGATACTGTCCCATCTAAGGATTCACATTTGATAACATTCAGTGAGGTACAACGGAGAAAGACGCAGTTGTTTAATGTGAGTGAAAATGGAGGATTATATACAGCACACAAGTTGGATGCTGAATCTCTCTGTACTTTTAATAAAGAATGTAGTAGAGTTTCTAAAGTTGCTATTCGGAAGGGGAAATCTTTTTTGAAGATCcttaaagtgaaaataattatTGAAGACATTAACGACCATCAGCCAAACTTCCCTAACTCTCATGTTAGTATCCAGTTTTCAGAACGAGATAGCAAAGGATCACAGCTAACTATCCCCAATGCTATTGATAAAGACATATTCTCCCAAAATCACATGAtcaattatcatttaaaaaaaattgatggtGAACCATTTTCATTGTCTGTTACTAAAAGAGTTGATGGCATATCCTCCTTAAAgattattttagaaacaaaattagatcgagaagtaaaagatacatataatATTGAAGTTGTAGCAAAAGATGGTGGTTCCCCACCAAAGCAGAGCAGCTTAAATGTAGAAATTACAGTtaaagatgaaaatgataatcAGCCAGTCTTCTCACAgaatgtttataatatatctatagaaaGTACACATGAATTAGACAGACCAGTGTTGAAGTTATCTGCTAATGATCTAGATATTGGCAATAATGGTATTGTTTCTTATGATTTTAGTCCTATGAACTCAAATAATATGAAAACTAAATTTCGTTTGAATCAACGGACTGGGGAAATTTTTTTAACCAAACAGACTCATGTTGAGGAAAAGAATAATTTTGAGTTGTACATCGAAGCCAGAGATGGAGGCAGCCCTCCTCTCAGTTCCATAGCCACCATTCAGATAAAAGTTATCAATCATCACAATAATCCTCCAAATATTGATATAGACTTTGTCTCAGCTATCAACGACAACACAGCAACCATTTTCGAAGATATCAAAGTTGGTAGTTTCATTGCTTATGTGATGGTCACTGACAATGATGTTGGACACAATGGAGAGGTGAACTGTCATATCAAAGACGACACATTCAAACTACAGTCAATGGGatcaaaggaatataaaatagTTCTAAAGAAAGcagtagacagagagacagaggaacaTTATCACTTTACTGTGTCGTGTGAAGATAAAGGATTACCTGCTCTGAAAACTGATAAAGATCTGTCAATCCAAGTGTTAGATGTGAATGATGTAGAACCACACTTTACGAAAGACACATTCAAGTTCCTTACCTACGAGAATGACAAAGCTAATTTCCCTATTGGCTTTATCAATGCTACAGACCCAGATATTGGTAAGGGAGGTGAATTGTCTTATTCTCTGAGAAATAAACAGCAATATCGTCTGCCATTCCAGATTATCAACTCTGGCTTTATTTCAACAAACCAGTCTTTAGACAGAGAACACAGAGATTTCTATGAGTTTGAGGTTTTTGTGAAAGACAATGGAACACCATCTCTGAACAACacagtgaatgttgaagtggaAGTATTGGATAGAAATGATAATGCTCCATATTTTACATTTCCTAGTGTTGATCCTTTCACTCTTGATGTCCACTATCATCCGCAAAGTAAGAACGACATCACAGTTCTGAAAGCGTCTGATATAGACAGTCACATGAATGCTTTTCTCAAGTATGAAATCGTTTCAGGTAACGAGAGACAGTTATTTAAGCTGGATTCATTCACTGGTGTGTTATCTTACTCTCGCACAGTTTACCAAAATGATGCCGGATCATATGAGCTTGAGTTTGTTGTGAAAGACAGTGGTACTCCAGTTCTGTCAGCAACAACTAGCATCTCTTTGACACTGACTGTTAGTAATAAGACATCACCAATGTTTACAGCTGTCCACCTACCAAGTGATAACACCATAGATGCCACATTGTTGATTATCATTGTAGTAGCAGCTGTGATAGTATCTATAGCTATTGTGGTTTCTATAACACTGTGTATTATTCGAGGTAATGTGAGACATGGCTCATCtagaacagaaaataaacagGCATATCAATGTCAGAATGAGATGAGACAGTTGATCTATCAAGGTAACAACAGTGTATCTGTGATGTCAGGTAATCGAGGAGAGACGTCAGACAGATATGGTCATTCGAGGAGCCAATATTATCCTGAAGACTGGAATACTCCAACTGTTCCAAGACTGCCAAAGTCATTAAAGGTAAGTTTCCTTTGTTCCAAGTATTTTAATTCATAATAGGGTTTGGGGGATTTTAACAATAGTGTCAATTCAATTTTACCTGTCACAATTATTCAAAACAAATGATGCAAAAAATAAGAGGCCCTAAACTTACACAAGAACAATACGAAATGCTAGAAAAAATATTCGAATTTTTGCTggctatgtctgtatataaagtAAAGAATATGACCCCAAGATGAAAATTACTTTTTGGTTAAAAACTTTGTAGGTTATGCTTCTCATGGAGTCACCCTATTTTCCTCTAATGAATTTGTAGTGTATTCCTTTAAGTCATGTACTAATCTTTTATCATGACTCTAGCTTACGCCCCTAATTATATTTCTCTAATAGTCTTAACCaacttttatgaatttattacaaATACATGTTTTCTGTACTGTATCAGTTATTATTACGACTCACATTCCACACTCCAGCCTATTCTGTGGTTTGATGTCATGATGACTGGCCAGAGACAGACAGTGGTGGAAGAGGTCCAGGGAGGGGTTCCTCCTTCAGGAGTGATGATACCCTGGAAGTGTAAGTGAAAGTTGTACTGCAGTGGATATAGGAGTGGGGGTGGATGTGCTACTGAACCTTAACTTTGCTTACATGTCATActttacatatgtattcacatatatgtatgtacacacacacacacacacattataatacCTTCAAATCCCTTCCATAAGCACTGCTCCCCTTAGTGTTGATTCTCTGTAATGTTTTGACTTTTTGGAGACAATATTCTCAGTGggataataatacataaaaataaagaaagaatttacaaaaaaaaaaaacaggtagtttCCATAGGTCCAACTAGGGACCCATAGAATTCCTTTTTTTGATTTTGACgcttaaattttgtatttcttaatgttgtttgtattttaaagatttttatgatAATGAGTTACATTGAGATTATCAAGAAAAAAGATATTGATCATAGAAGCCTCAAACTGTCCCTGATTATTGTCTTCTTCTTTGAGCCTTTCTCAAATTAAACAGTTGttctccattctttctttctcaaagtTCTTACTGATGTTCTTTCAGTTGGTTTTTGCTCAGCTTATTCAGTTGCACTTTTCTCCTTCATTATGTTGGATATAGTCAACACATTGTTCACTCTTTGTGTTCTCTCTTCTCAAATCTGTTGACTTTTAACTTTGATACTATAGCTATCCTGTACATTTGTGATCAGTGATGTTAGCTCAACTTATCTTTTGGCTTTATCTTAAGCTTActcttttttcttgcttttgttcttctCTCATCCTTTGCCTGTGTCTCATGCTAAAAAGCTCAACCATTTCCACATGTATTGCCTAAGGAAGATTCTAGGCATAAAAATACCAGCATAGGATTCCTGATACAAAGATTTTCAGAGATGCAAAACCAGGGGCCCTAAGGCATTTGAATCATCAGGGATCTGCATAGCAACTGCTAAAAGAAAAGCTTGTGAATCCTATCTTAGCAATCCTATGTGTGCTGTCTGTGGCAACTACTTCCTTGCCAGAACAGACATTTTTGTCCACAGCAAGACACATAAACAAGCAAtcttcttctgtctttctttgtttctttccctcagGGTCAGTGTTGGGAGGCAGTTGCTATGTCATCATGACTGTGATTTTGACAAACAAGCTATCATTACCAtcatgtgcacgtatgtgtgtgtgcatgcgtctgtgtgtgtgtgtatgggtgtatgtatatgtttgttagtGTGCTTTTTACCCCCACTCTCCACCCAGGACCTTTTAAGATTTAAAGAGAAAATCtgttttctttatcatcatcatcatcatcagtaccatcGTCATATTTACCACATTCAATCATAACCATACCATTCTacaccatcctcatcaccaccatcatttcaaccaccaccattatcacagttgggtgatttgaggaagattctactgctgtttctaacaggccAAACTACTACATAGAGGCTCCCTGTAAATCAGAatacgtgatctgatcaataagtatctgttgCCATAGtgatgaagctaaagcacgcagagtgaagctgcttggcacagattgagcTTGAACTTTACTGTGcatatgcactaagttttaacactctagctcacttccactgtttacagcagtgcttggaaggaaggtgtgtagcgtgtgatcatcacattgaccatgacagaaaaagttgagcagagaatctacatcaaattttgccaaaagcttggcaatacctgttcagaggcctatacaaagttttcaaaaagttttcattgttctcgacacaaggagatcttgtgcaactgaaacgtGAGTgtatttttggtcagctgaaagcagt from Octopus bimaculoides isolate UCB-OBI-ISO-001 chromosome 14, ASM119413v2, whole genome shotgun sequence encodes:
- the LOC106867371 gene encoding protocadherin beta-15 isoform X1 translates to MASKNMMLIVIFLLSVQECISIDLTYTVREEESPGTYIGDIAADSHFFDTVPSKDSHLITFSEVQRRKTQLFNVSENGGLYTAHKLDAESLCTFNKECSRVSKVAIRKGKSFLKILKVKIIIEDINDHQPNFPNSHVSIQFSERDSKGSQLTIPNAIDKDIFSQNHMINYHLKKIDGEPFSLSVTKRVDGISSLKIILETKLDREVKDTYNIEVVAKDGGSPPKQSSLNVEITVKDENDNQPVFSQNVYNISIESTHELDRPVLKLSANDLDIGNNGIVSYDFSPMNSNNMKTKFRLNQRTGEIFLTKQTHVEEKNNFELYIEARDGGSPPLSSIATIQIKVINHHNNPPNIDIDFVSAINDNTATIFEDIKVGSFIAYVMVTDNDVGHNGEVNCHIKDDTFKLQSMGSKEYKIVLKKAVDRETEEHYHFTVSCEDKGLPALKTDKDLSIQVLDVNDVEPHFTKDTFKFLTYENDKANFPIGFINATDPDIGKGGELSYSLRNKQQYRLPFQIINSGFISTNQSLDREHRDFYEFEVFVKDNGTPSLNNTVNVEVEVLDRNDNAPYFTFPSVDPFTLDVHYHPQSKNDITVLKASDIDSHMNAFLKYEIVSGNERQLFKLDSFTGVLSYSRTVYQNDAGSYELEFVVKDSGTPVLSATTSISLTLTVSNKTSPMFTAVHLPSDNTIDATLLIIIVVAAVIVSIAIVVSITLCIIRGNVRHGSSRTENKQAYQCQNEMRQLIYQGNNSVSVMSGNRGETSDRYGHSRSQYYPEDWNTPTVPRLPKSLKKYSEPVEVTSYGELRELENYKSDTLVTYKDTGRSWIDRDIGYYEEIPAMSDLYSACPAISTSYERQHYQDRFLKPLERQLSLTPEDIIN